A single Nomia melanderi isolate GNS246 chromosome 13, iyNomMela1, whole genome shotgun sequence DNA region contains:
- the mRpL21 gene encoding mitochondrial ribosomal protein L21, translating to MATVTGFSRLFNFATNTCLRRIAPVTSYKQYYPGLKLWNMEVAGYRPRYKLPWFRESPSYQEKVIECDKEKEKAASDVINEINKQIATNTTGRLFAVVHLCGTQFKITESDVIIVIGHWAPQPGDKIKLEKVLLVGSKDFTLVGRPILNRELVSVDATVVDKTLSHTIVRFRMRKRKQFRRLNFLRQNRTMLRITSITINGDVDKKKEVEGLDRVY from the exons ATGGCGACTGTGACCGgtttttcaagattatttaattttgccaCAAATACTTGTCTCAGAAGAATTGCTCCGGTTACAAGTTATAAGCAATATTATCCAG GACTAAAATTATGGAACATGGAAGTAGCTGGTTACAGACCAAGGTATAAATTACCTTGGTTCCGTGAATCACCAAGTTATCAAGAAAAAGTCATTGAATgtgataaagaaaaagaaaaagcagCTTCTG atgtcataaatgaaattaataaacaaatagcTACCAATACAACTGGCCGTTTATTTGCAGTTGTTCATCTATGTGGAacacaatttaaaataacagaaagtgatgttataattgttattggTCATTGGGCACCTCAACCaggagataaaataaaattggaaaaagtATTACTTGTTGGTAGTAAAGACTTTACTCTTGTTGGGAGGCCAATTTTAAATAGGGAGCTGGTGTCGGTTGATGCAACTGTTGTAGATAAAACTTTATCTCACACAATTGTTAGATTTAGGATGAGGAAAAGGAAACAATTCCGCAGACTTAACT TTTTGAGACAAAATCGAACAATGTTAAGAATAACATCTATAACTATAAATGGAGATGTAGACAAAAAGAAAGAAGTTGAAGGCTTAGATAgagtatattaa